DNA from Solanum stenotomum isolate F172 chromosome 3, ASM1918654v1, whole genome shotgun sequence:
TCTCAAGTTGATACCAAGTTTAAGCACATCTATAAGATCGGATCATGTGCCTCCACAAGATATGTTTTTAGATGTCGCATTAAATATTCTTGGTTTGTATTGTTTGTTGGTGAAATAGTTTATGACTTTTCGACCAGGTATAGGGCGATTCTGAACCCCCCCAAAACGTCTTTTTGTATTGTTTACCCTTATTTCGAATGTCTGTCCAAAGAAGAATAAGTCAATTTTGTTTGGATAAAAATAAGGTTAAAGCTAGGTATATTAATGTGCTAACATCCAAAAGATAAATGATTCATTTGAGAGACTTCAAGATTTAATTAAGGACCCTACACTTACTGTTTGACAGCTTCTCCATTGATTAATCCTCTCTTATGACTAATATCCACCCAACTCTTGTTTCATTGCACTTATTCCTTCTGACTTATCAATGAAGGTCGACGTTGATATTCGATTcgatattttcaaaattcaggAATTAATAATTGATAGTAGATAACAAATATCGAATTTCTAAAGTTTGACCTTATatgataaatttaattttgaccCGATAAATACCGTTCTATTATAGATAAGTTGGTGATTTATGTTTTCAACCTCTTGTTTCCATGAACtgaatagttttttctttataagCCATAAACTTAATAGTACATAATATTTTGTGTAATTCATTTCATCTGAGGGCAAGGTTAGACCTTTTCGTAAACCACAAGgttatatctagaccttttatcaataaaaatatgaatgagCTAAACTTCTAACGGATAGCAAAGTTAAgacattttctcaaattacaaGTTACAGCGTGAATTTGGACCTTTTCATGGTATAGTTGAATTGTGATCACCAATAGCGACTCCAATGGCgtaatttcagaaaaataaaaaacatgatGTGCTAATTGACAAAAGAAAAGTTAGATTTCACAACATCAAGCACAACAGGTTTGCAAAGCGCAATAGCCATAGTTCCAAACTGTTTTGTGACCAGAACTCATTAGTGTTCTGGACCCATACATTGGACTTTATTTATTACAGAAAAGTGCTTCTATACAATGTCTCCAAATATATGACATATTACTAGGACACATTAAATAGTATTCCGCATTACTACTAATCAAATACAAACATTAACTTAATAAGTCCAGAAACCAAAACCTTGGTCTTCAACTGGAAATCCAAAGTAACTCAAATTTGATGATGTCGCGGGATAATCATCATCCGTGGCTTTGCCAAGTAGGTTGGCAGTTGAAAGCATAGTCTTGCTGAAGTTTTCATCATCATCCTGAGATAAATCCGACTGCTCAGTTTCAAATACGCGAGTAGAATCACCCTGATCTATGACTGAGGAATGCACCCTACCGGCGTAACGTGGGCTCTCTGAGTCAAAAACATCACTCTTAGCAGAGCTTAAATCTTCCTGCTGGTGCTTAACAACCAGAGCTGGTACATTGGACATTTCTACTCTTGAAATTGGATCAGCCACGGTTTCTTTTGCCAATGCATCGGAGTGTTTGTTTTCATCGCGTAAATCCAATTGCCcatttcctttctctttgaCAAACAGCTTATCGGTGAGATGGAAAACCTGAATTAAGGATTGAACCATCAAACATAAGCATAGTCCACGAGCTCATGAAAATGAAATTACATTTAATTAAGTACAAAATATGATGCAAATATAATAAAGGTCCTTACTTCAGTTCGAAGATCTTCTTTTTCCTTGAGAAGATTATTGTAATTTGATTTCAGAGCGTCGTATCTATTCCTCAGTTCATCATAATCTTTCTCGAGCTGCTTAGTCTTCCATCGTGCACGACGATTCTGAAACCAAATTGCAATTTGGCGAGGCTGCAGACCAAGTTCTTTAGCAAGCTGAACTTTTCTTTCAGGTTCAAGTTTGTTCTCTTCCCCAAAACTCTTCTCAAGAAACTGAACTTGGTTGTCAGTAAGTCGCCTCTTCTTCTCCGCTTGATGAAAATACTCCCCCAATTCATCAGCTTCATTGTCATCCTGATCGAACGAGTCAAAGAATGACCTTTTCCCTCCATTAACACCGCGAAAACTGACCATAGAACTGGATCCTGATAGATACAAATACCCACAGAACAAATTACTAccaattttgaccaaaattcaGTTCCATTTAAAACTAGCTAAGACTTTCTAGTATTCTTCATATCAAGACATCATCAGTTGCTCTTGTATCTCTACTTTCTATTACAatttacaacaacataccctaGTGAAGTCCCACTAAATGGAATCTCGGGAGTGTAGAGTGTGCATAGACCTTACCACTCCACACAAGATAGAGACcctgtttccgaaagaccctcaaCTCAATCTCATCAAACCCAACTTTTTCTATTACAATTTGCTATACAAATTCAATTTCATCACTAGATGGATGAGCTTACAACTATCTTAGGCCAATCAACAAAAATGATCATAATAgtaattcaattcaatatttaagGGGAAAATATCACAAATTCATACAAACAAATAAGATTTCTATCTAAACCAATACtaaccaaataaaaatatacaaagtCAACGGTGTAAGAAATATATACCCAAGAAATTAGAAGAACAGGCAGGGGCAAAAAGGGAACCAAGATGCCCTTTTGGCGCAGTAGATGAAGAAAACACATCCCTCTGTTTTTGAGTAAAAACGCCATCGAAATTAGAAGCACCACCGTAGAGAATCCCTGGAGCCATCATAGCTTCGAATTctacagatttttttttttcaaattataaaacaGAGATCTTTTCAAGAAACACCCATATCCACTCGTTTCGTTATGTAATCAAGAATTTTGGGTTCTTGATAAATATCaccttttaaatatatattgctttcttgtattaAAACTATATACTATATGGAATTAATAGAGATCTATAGCTTGTGGCGAAAGAAGCTTGTGATTATGATTTCAGTGATGTGGGAAGTGTGAGAGCACCTACTCCCGATCACCATAAACATCATCACCCTTGCTTACAAATTCAATACAAGGATATgattataaaatcaaaaaaagaGAGATAGCCAAGTTCCAGAACCAAAAAACAGAAGCTTTTTTTTGGAATAAAACAGAGCAAAGAGGGTGTTGGAGCAGAGAAGAGATGTGGACTAAagtgttttgatttatttctcTTGCCAAGAGACTACTTATAACCAAAGATAATTTTAGTTTTGGTCACCTAGTGAGTGTAATTAATCAAGGGCCCGTTTTAACGTGctatatgaaatcatgatatcaaatcaaattgataTAAAGTTGAAATTGTTTAGACATGttttttgcatttttcaaattgtacttttttttttcaataaacaCGAATAGttttcaaattatgaaaattattaaattttataaaattgttaTATAATTTTACCAAATGAGTAAATTATagtacataaataaaatatcggAATATTGTAAGATACTACATTGACGAATTGTGTagattccttttttttataaataaatatttgtaactaTAAACTTTtcaatacacataattttataaaactttacttatcaacaataacaataactaactattttttaacataaatattttgCGAACAATGTTCATACCGAGCATGAGACTTTCTTGCAAAAGTTTAAAAGATTACTCTTTCTTTCATAAACTATATAAACTTATGAGTCTAGtgttacatttaaaaaataaataaaaaataatttgaaattgcAAATTATACTTTATggagaatttgaatttttaaatcatgattttCAATTGAATGTGAATGCAAAATTAAAATCGTAACTTCATATCACATATTTGAGTGCAAGTTAAATATACCTTAGagaaatcacatttaaaattatatccgaatttcacaattttaatgTTAAATATCATACATGCATGTATTTGACATATAAATACATTTGTGTATCGTTGTTTTACACTCCTTTTATATTAACGTGTATCTATTTCATAGTAGTATGCATGCATTAAATTTAAGTATCATAGATCAAACACTTTCTGAAGTTCAAAGCTAATATATATATCTCTATGTTTTCAATGTATTTATGTATAAACATATATTCttagaataagaagaagaaaaataaatacaaatacacatATATATCCTTAAAGCTGTTAACTCTTcttaatttcatatatacataaatatataaagggaaaagggcctgatatacccctcaactttgtcatttggagctgatatgcccctcgttatgaaagtggctcatatatacccttaccgttatacaaacggctcacatatacccctacagttacaaaatgagctcacatataccctttatttaacggaagtgaaaaagttagttttaaatttatatttttgacttttaattttcttaaaaattatttaggggtatatatgattcttctagcaaagttcaaggtatattttaatcttttttatacataaattattttttgacttcttttattataattatttgagtttcttattcttattttatttttttctttcattccttagtgtaaagaaaaaaatttaaaactatttttttgtggccatattataatttaaaattttatttttttggtctatattgtaatttaatttttgtatttgaagaaaacaatttggtcatctataataagttttataagaatattagtgaaacataaataaatttgaccatcaaaataataaatctaaattagtcattgaaaccaaaaaaaaaagttaaaaaaatatatatgtttgaggaggattaaatatactcatatgggattatatttttttttaaaaaataataaaaaattaacctgaaattaatttttttcatttccgttagaggaaaagggtatatgtgagccatttgtatataagtaggggtatatatgagccactttcataacgaggggtatatcagctctaaatgacaaagttgaggggtatatcagatcCTTTTCCCATATATAAATACACAAATACTGAAATACATATGTATCTCTTCAAAATAGAGATGTatagaaaatttattattgCAATTTTTCTAGAATTTAGGAATTCAAgttggtaaaaataaaaatagagagatACATACATACACTATACATACATAGAGATGAAAACAAAGTCCCAATCAGTCGGTGGAGTGACGTATATTGTTGCTCTTTCTCTTTGCCTTTTTCaactttttgtgttttttttttccttctttcaaaTTTGTcgaaatctttttaaaatttgaagggGCAATTACATGGGCATAATTGTTACTCATTTCACTCCTATTTACTTGACACGTTACGTTTCTACGCTATACAAAAAGAGATGTTGCTACGACAGCGACCTTGTAACTGTAGCATCTCAATTCCACTCACCTTGCTCCACTTGTCATTTCAGGATTTGAAACCACTTTTTAGTTATAACTTGGGCTTACAACAAATCCCTTaaatttatcagtatatttcattaaaaatatgaattacGATTTGTTTCTATAAAAATATGACACTTGACCTGACTCATAAAAGTTTGCTCTGTCTCAAGTGGAGGAGCTAGAAATTTTACTAAGGGTGTCCAAATATAATGGTGTGTGGttgtcaaaataaattttattaggTGTCAAAAAATAATTGGGTGTGATTGTcagaataaaacaaaataatattgttctATTTATGGTTTGAACCTAGAACTCCGTCATTCAAATGGACACCCATTACAACTAAGATAAAGACATAACTTTTGTCAAGTGtgtccaactttaaatatatatcctttaaatgtagaatttgacatatatatacaacgAAAGGATAGTTGTAGCTACGCCACTAGTTTGTCCAAGTCGCCCAGACCTCAACTGGAGCATGAACCCAACATCGGTGAACAACAAATTGTGATGAGCCCGACTGTGATATCATATTGAAGTGTGTTccaatttcatttaaaatatgagATGTTAAGAGAGAGCGCACCTTTTATTAGCTAAtgataattctttttcattGGAAGAGCAGGCGGTGAGATTCGATCCCTGGACCTCTGTCTTCTCTGAAAACATGTTGAAGATATAATACTTGGGCCTACCTCAACCCCAATAGCTAGCTCATGAGAGAAAGTTTGTCCAAGTTCATATAAGAAGATCCATTTTCCATCCCATCATCCGATGTAAAAAACTTCTTAACAGTTTCAATCGatgtaaatatttaaaatatgtcCTTAActatatgaacttgaattaacatttttatgaaatcaaCATGATGAGATTTTAATCTACGATActtattgtataatttttaaatttaaaatattaaattagtttaattcaatttaacttcataaattagttaaataagCTTTTGAGAAGCAAAAATGTTTAGAGACGGAACAAATAATTACTCTCTCTCTCGGAACTACTCCCTTGACATAAAGCCATCtaattgtaaaatattttatatgtttttcttctCACTGAGCTTGTTCCGTGCGTGATTGATTAACCAACTTTTAGATTATTGAGGTCGAGATTgataaaatttctttattaaaagagaaaattttattagaaaacgTCTCTTATATAGATTTTATATATAgtgtaaatttaaattaattggaatttcaataaaaatatcaaatatcgatagaaaaaattaggaaaaaaaacaaTCTTTAGACTTTTTAATCTTTGCGTATTAGACAGGTACTAATCTTTTGACTTAAGCGATGTAGaagtaaaattatgttgaaatcAAAGGTGATAGAAACTATTAAAAAAAGATTGATGAAACAACTGGCATGTTCATAAAATATAAGTCAAGAGTTGACTTTCATAAGTAGGTATCCTCCATTTATTGTGATTATCTAGTCGGCCCAGATAAACGAATaacaagaaaaagagaaaatgtgGCACACGGGGAAgcggggtggggtggggtggggggttaGTTTTGATTACATATATTCACTGTAATCTCACATGTGAAGTTTGGAGaagataatattatatatagacGTTATTCATATCTTATGAGGATAGATTTGAAGTATATTAGGAAcgtatttatatttattgatttggtgTAAACATAccacatatataaatttttatcgaGAAAGGAGAGAGAGTTTATATGCTACTATGAtgaattactaaaaaaaatatatttttatttatcacttaaTTATGATAGACAACTAAAACTTTTGATCATGAGCTGataaacttttctttttattttttgatggaAAACGAAATTTAATTCCTcacttcaaaaataatatttcccCTTTTTAAGAATGTAACTAAAGTGAGCAGGAATTTTAGTTGTTGGCACGCACAAATGAAAACATGTTTTATTCTATACGACACTATGAAAGTTGGTGGATAATGAAAACAGAGGCTACTAAATGCTATTCTGTATTTAGAAGAACTCAAATTTAAAACTTCTAAAGATAACGAAGTACTTAATACCTGAGCAGtcaccacaacccttgttg
Protein-coding regions in this window:
- the LOC125857653 gene encoding homeobox-leucine zipper protein HAT5-like, coding for MMAPGILYGGASNFDGVFTQKQRDVFSSSTAPKGHLGSLFAPACSSNFLGSSSMVSFRGVNGGKRSFFDSFDQDDNEADELGEYFHQAEKKRRLTDNQVQFLEKSFGEENKLEPERKVQLAKELGLQPRQIAIWFQNRRARWKTKQLEKDYDELRNRYDALKSNYNNLLKEKEDLRTEVFHLTDKLFVKEKGNGQLDLRDENKHSDALAKETVADPISRVEMSNVPALVVKHQQEDLSSAKSDVFDSESPRYAGRVHSSVIDQGDSTRVFETEQSDLSQDDDENFSKTMLSTANLLGKATDDDYPATSSNLSYFGFPVEDQGFGFWTY